A part of Pararoseomonas sp. SCSIO 73927 genomic DNA contains:
- the recN gene encoding DNA repair protein RecN, producing the protein MLASLSIRDVVLIERLDLSFAGGLSVLTGETGAGKSILLDSLGLALGQRAEAGMVRAGQAQAGVVAVFHPPAGHPAHALLADQGIESEDEIVVRRIVTADGRSRAFVNDEPVGVAMLRRLGALLVEVQGQHDQVGLADPATHAGLLDAFGGLEPRRGAVAEAYRTWKGAERALRDAQEAIAAAQRDEEWLRHAVEELSDLAPQEGEEDALASERQALQGGERRAEALAAALSELQPRDRRGGGAPAAALRNAARALERLTPASEEVGNALAALAAAQDALAEAENVLERLADDAGSDPRRLEGVEERLFALRAAARKHLVAVVDLPGHLASLKDRLANLDAGTGRVAALDAAAKEARAAYAAAADALTGARRDHAAKLEKAVAKELAPLKLDRARLHIEIAAREETGWGPDGQDRVTFLVTTNPGQKPGMLAKIASGGELSRLMLALKVVLARGSPVPTLVFDEVDSGIGGATAAAVGDRLARVAERLQVLVVTHSPQVAARGNRHFQVAKGVRGERAETRVTPLEPGARREEIARMLAGERVTEAARAAADELLAGAA; encoded by the coding sequence GTGCTCGCCTCCCTCTCCATCCGCGACGTGGTGCTGATCGAGCGCCTGGACCTCTCCTTCGCTGGGGGGCTCTCGGTGCTCACCGGCGAGACGGGCGCGGGCAAGTCCATCCTGCTGGACAGCCTCGGCCTCGCGCTCGGCCAGCGGGCCGAGGCGGGCATGGTGCGCGCCGGACAGGCCCAGGCCGGGGTGGTGGCGGTGTTCCACCCGCCCGCCGGTCATCCCGCCCACGCGCTGCTGGCGGACCAGGGCATCGAGTCCGAGGACGAGATCGTCGTCCGCCGCATCGTGACGGCCGATGGCCGGTCCCGCGCCTTCGTCAACGACGAGCCGGTGGGGGTGGCGATGCTGCGCCGCCTCGGCGCGCTGCTGGTGGAGGTGCAGGGCCAGCACGATCAGGTGGGGCTGGCCGATCCGGCCACCCATGCCGGGCTGCTGGACGCCTTCGGCGGGCTGGAGCCGCGCCGTGGCGCCGTGGCCGAGGCCTACCGCACCTGGAAGGGTGCGGAGCGGGCGCTGCGGGACGCGCAGGAGGCCATCGCCGCCGCCCAGCGCGACGAGGAGTGGCTGCGCCACGCGGTGGAGGAGCTCTCCGACCTAGCCCCGCAGGAGGGCGAGGAGGACGCGCTCGCCTCCGAGCGGCAGGCGCTGCAGGGCGGGGAGCGGCGGGCCGAGGCGCTCGCCGCGGCGCTTTCCGAATTGCAGCCGCGGGATCGCCGCGGCGGCGGGGCGCCGGCCGCCGCCCTGCGGAACGCCGCGCGGGCGCTGGAGCGGCTGACCCCGGCCTCCGAGGAGGTGGGCAACGCCCTCGCCGCCCTCGCGGCCGCGCAGGACGCGCTGGCCGAGGCGGAGAACGTGCTAGAGCGGCTGGCGGACGACGCCGGCTCCGACCCTCGGCGGCTCGAAGGGGTGGAGGAGCGGCTCTTCGCCCTTCGCGCCGCCGCGCGGAAGCACCTCGTGGCGGTGGTGGACCTGCCGGGGCACCTGGCGTCCCTGAAGGACCGGCTGGCGAACCTGGACGCGGGCACGGGCCGCGTGGCGGCGCTGGACGCGGCGGCGAAGGAGGCGCGCGCGGCCTATGCGGCGGCGGCCGACGCCCTGACCGGCGCCCGGCGGGACCACGCGGCGAAGCTGGAGAAGGCGGTGGCGAAGGAGCTGGCGCCGCTGAAGCTGGACCGCGCCCGGCTGCACATCGAGATCGCGGCGCGCGAGGAGACGGGCTGGGGCCCGGACGGGCAGGACCGTGTGACCTTCCTCGTCACCACCAACCCCGGGCAAAAGCCGGGGATGCTGGCGAAGATCGCTTCGGGCGGCGAGCTCTCCCGCCTGATGCTGGCGCTGAAGGTGGTGCTGGCGCGGGGATCGCCCGTGCCGACCCTGGTGTTCGACGAGGTGGACAGCGGCATCGGCGGCGCCACGGCGGCGGCGGTGGGGGACCGGCTGGCGCGGGTGGCGGAGCGGCTGCAGGTGCTGGTGGTGACCCATTCCCCCCAGGTGGCGGCGCGCGGCAACCGGCACTTCCAGGTGGCCAAGGGCGTGCGGGGGGAGCGGGCGGAGACGCGGGTGACGCCGCTGGAGCCCGGCGCCCGGCGCGAGGAGATCGCGCGGATGCTGGCCGGGGAGCGGGTGACGGAAGCGGCGCGGGCGGCGGCGGACGAGCTGCTGGCGGGGGCGGCGTGA
- a CDS encoding cell division protein FtsQ/DivIB — MPRKLQAGIRARPAPPEPVRPSALRLWLRRKRPMLRPAAKAGAVLALCGVAALGVAQLDPASRFSAAVEGATASLGERVSGLVVSAVRVEGARNTPAGQLRQALAVRVGDSVLGFSPDRARERLEAIPWIEEAEVQRHLSGLVLVRVKERQPFAIWQNNGRFAIVDREGRTVATDRLDAFGPLPLIVGAGAEKGAAPLYDLLGDAPDVKARTQALVRIGERRWNLRLHSGTDVLLPEGHEEAAIQRLAELQRQNQLLDRPMQVVDLRLPDRMVLRPIASPAAEPAATPAAARARGRNG, encoded by the coding sequence ATGCCGCGTAAGCTCCAGGCCGGCATCCGCGCCCGCCCGGCCCCGCCGGAGCCGGTGCGGCCGAGCGCGCTGCGCCTCTGGCTGCGCCGGAAGCGCCCGATGCTGCGCCCGGCGGCGAAGGCCGGCGCAGTGCTCGCCCTGTGCGGCGTCGCGGCGCTCGGCGTCGCGCAGCTCGATCCGGCCAGCCGGTTCTCGGCCGCCGTGGAGGGCGCGACGGCCAGCCTCGGCGAGCGCGTCAGCGGGTTGGTGGTCAGCGCCGTGCGGGTGGAGGGCGCGCGCAACACGCCCGCGGGGCAGCTCCGCCAGGCGCTGGCCGTGCGCGTCGGCGACTCCGTTCTCGGCTTCTCCCCGGATCGCGCGCGGGAGCGGCTGGAGGCGATTCCCTGGATCGAGGAGGCGGAGGTGCAGCGCCACCTCTCCGGCCTCGTGCTGGTGCGGGTGAAGGAGCGGCAGCCCTTCGCGATCTGGCAGAACAACGGCCGCTTCGCGATCGTGGACCGGGAGGGCCGCACGGTCGCGACGGACCGGCTGGACGCCTTCGGCCCCCTGCCTCTGATCGTCGGCGCGGGCGCGGAGAAGGGCGCGGCGCCCCTCTACGACCTGTTGGGCGACGCGCCGGACGTGAAGGCCCGCACCCAGGCCCTGGTCCGCATCGGGGAGCGCCGCTGGAACCTGCGCCTGCACAGCGGCACGGACGTCCTGCTGCCGGAAGGGCATGAGGAGGCGGCGATCCAGCGCCTGGCGGAGCTGCAGCGGCAGAACCAGCTGCTGGACCGCCCGATGCAGGTCGTGGACCTGCGCCTGCCGGACCGGATGGTGCTGCGCCCCATCGCTTCTCCGGCGGCGGAGCCCGCGGCCACCCCGGCCGCGGCCCGCGCCCGCGGGAGGAACGGGTGA
- a CDS encoding DUF2491 domain-containing protein, translating into MRASAFRLLVLLCAAAPAVPALLLPGLALVSAEAEARPRSGSSGGYSRPSGGSRTPSFSGGSSRSSSSSGGYSRPGSSGGSSGSIFGGSSADRAYGRSQSGDALRRMREAEAARSAPSGPGGGYAAPVPRSRTPPGGWSGGWSGGGSTGGGWPGGGGWGGGWSGRGSPAGDWYGNRGWSVPGSVLAGPRSFGIWDAAFLWFMFSNLSRPGYADFFHNHREDPGYQSWRQEAERRAQGDEETRRRLDDLDRRLAESQGQPRDPNYLPPDVPAEVATGREAPQPEARTPSTEDDGGNGLIGTLLLLFLGGAFALWLVQQLRKPRNGGTGGTGMGTGDTLRSAGAMLGQSLSGAAYAPSRFRLGGTVTIDPTPFLLAAGNTHLTPPPGAGERVSVARVGRIRDGAGTMMRLYLPEGGAMLQLQLDTGGDAAECRYLTLLDEITPADATEWAAWLDPAEGMIGWPEFQTRDGKLYARAWAPGSSRVPPRALEEELETPEGRRMLRCQAMLYAAPTGAPAPAPQTEYILVQAVEDGTQAWVEVRAGLDINPSSLSPT; encoded by the coding sequence ATGCGAGCATCAGCGTTCCGCCTGCTGGTCCTGCTCTGCGCCGCCGCGCCGGCGGTGCCCGCCCTGCTGCTGCCCGGCCTTGCCCTGGTGAGCGCGGAGGCGGAGGCAAGGCCGCGCTCCGGCTCCAGCGGCGGGTACTCCCGGCCCAGTGGCGGCTCGCGGACCCCCTCCTTCAGCGGTGGCTCGTCCCGCTCATCTTCATCCTCGGGGGGCTATTCCCGGCCGGGCTCTTCCGGCGGATCCTCGGGTTCCATCTTCGGTGGATCGTCGGCGGACCGGGCCTACGGCCGCAGCCAGTCCGGCGACGCGCTGCGCCGCATGCGGGAAGCGGAGGCGGCGCGCTCTGCCCCCTCGGGCCCCGGCGGGGGATACGCGGCTCCGGTGCCACGGAGCCGCACGCCCCCGGGTGGCTGGTCGGGTGGCTGGTCGGGCGGCGGCTCGACGGGTGGCGGGTGGCCGGGTGGCGGTGGATGGGGCGGCGGCTGGTCCGGCCGCGGCTCTCCTGCCGGGGACTGGTACGGGAACCGCGGCTGGAGCGTGCCGGGCAGCGTGCTGGCCGGTCCCCGCTCCTTCGGCATCTGGGATGCCGCCTTCCTCTGGTTCATGTTCTCCAACCTGTCGCGGCCGGGCTACGCCGACTTCTTCCACAACCACCGGGAGGATCCCGGCTACCAGTCCTGGCGGCAGGAAGCGGAGCGGCGCGCCCAGGGTGACGAGGAGACCCGTCGCCGACTGGACGACCTGGACCGCCGCCTCGCCGAGAGCCAGGGCCAGCCCCGCGACCCGAACTACCTGCCGCCCGATGTACCGGCGGAGGTGGCGACGGGGCGCGAGGCCCCGCAGCCCGAGGCGCGCACTCCCAGCACGGAGGATGATGGAGGCAACGGACTTATCGGCACGCTCCTGCTGCTGTTCCTGGGCGGTGCCTTCGCGCTCTGGTTGGTGCAGCAGTTGCGGAAGCCGCGGAATGGCGGAACGGGAGGCACGGGAATGGGCACGGGTGACACGCTGCGTAGCGCCGGAGCCATGCTCGGGCAGAGCCTCTCGGGCGCCGCCTACGCGCCGTCCCGCTTCCGGCTGGGCGGCACGGTGACGATCGATCCCACCCCCTTCCTGCTCGCCGCCGGCAACACGCACCTCACGCCCCCACCCGGCGCGGGGGAACGGGTGAGCGTCGCCAGGGTCGGGCGGATCCGGGACGGGGCCGGCACCATGATGCGCCTCTACCTGCCGGAGGGCGGCGCCATGCTGCAACTCCAGCTGGATACCGGTGGCGATGCCGCGGAGTGCCGCTATCTCACCCTCCTGGACGAGATCACCCCCGCCGACGCCACCGAGTGGGCCGCCTGGCTGGACCCGGCCGAGGGCATGATCGGCTGGCCGGAGTTCCAGACGAGGGACGGCAAGCTCTACGCCCGTGCCTGGGCGCCCGGCTCCTCCCGCGTGCCGCCGCGCGCGCTGGAGGAGGAGCTGGAGACCCCGGAGGGCCGCCGCATGCTGCGGTGCCAGGCAATGCTCTACGCCGCCCCGACGGGCGCCCCCGCCCCCGCGCCGCAGACGGAGTACATCCTGGTGCAGGCGGTGGAGGACGGCACCCAGGCCTGGGTGGAGGTCCGCGCCGGGCTGGACATCAACCCCTCCTCCCTCTCCCCCACCTGA
- the murB gene encoding UDP-N-acetylmuramate dehydrogenase, translating into MSASVHMTEAPLPGLRGRVQKDAPLGPGTWFRVGGPADWLVRPADLDDLLRLLRRAEAPVTVMSAASNLIVRDGGVRGIVLRLARGFGEVEMEADGIVAGAAALDANVAEHAAAAGLSGLEFLSGIPGSIGGAVAMNAGAYGAEVAEVLDWAEIATVDGLLRVRAADLRLSYRRSQLPPGGIVVRARFRATPGDKDAIAARMAEIRESREATQPVRARTGGSTFANPPGHKAWALVDAAGCRGKVLGGAQVSEKHCNFLLNTGDATAADLEDLGEAVRAAVLAHSGIALEWEIKRIGERAA; encoded by the coding sequence ATGAGCGCTTCCGTCCACATGACGGAGGCCCCGCTTCCCGGCCTGCGCGGCCGCGTTCAGAAGGACGCGCCGCTGGGGCCGGGCACGTGGTTCCGCGTGGGCGGCCCTGCGGACTGGCTGGTGCGCCCGGCCGACCTGGACGACCTGCTGCGCCTGCTGCGGCGGGCAGAGGCGCCGGTCACGGTGATGAGCGCGGCTTCCAACCTCATCGTGCGGGATGGCGGGGTGCGCGGGATCGTGCTGCGCCTCGCTCGCGGCTTCGGCGAAGTGGAGATGGAGGCCGACGGCATCGTGGCGGGCGCCGCGGCGCTGGACGCGAACGTGGCGGAGCACGCGGCGGCCGCCGGGCTCTCCGGGCTGGAGTTCCTCTCCGGCATCCCCGGCAGCATCGGCGGCGCGGTGGCGATGAATGCCGGCGCCTACGGCGCCGAGGTGGCGGAGGTGCTGGACTGGGCGGAGATCGCCACGGTGGACGGGCTGCTGCGCGTGCGCGCGGCCGATCTGCGGCTCTCCTACCGCCGGTCCCAGCTGCCGCCGGGCGGGATCGTGGTGCGCGCGCGCTTCCGCGCCACCCCGGGCGACAAGGACGCGATCGCGGCGCGGATGGCGGAGATCCGCGAGAGCCGGGAGGCGACGCAGCCCGTGCGGGCGCGCACCGGCGGCTCCACCTTCGCCAACCCGCCGGGCCACAAGGCCTGGGCACTGGTCGACGCCGCAGGCTGCCGGGGCAAGGTCCTGGGCGGCGCGCAGGTGAGCGAGAAGCACTGCAACTTCCTCCTCAACACCGGTGACGCTACGGCGGCCGATCTCGAGGACCTGGGCGAGGCGGTGCGCGCCGCCGTCCTCGCGCATTCCGGCATCGCGCTGGAGTGGGAGATCAAGCGCATCGGGGAGCGCGCGGCATGA
- the lpxC gene encoding UDP-3-O-acyl-N-acetylglucosamine deacetylase — translation MDGFFPIGTARARTLKSAIGCVGVGLHSGARAALMLRPAEAGAGIVFRRTDLGVEIPARHDLVSDTRLCTAIGEGQARIGTIEHVMAALAALGVTDAVVEVDGPEIPILDGSAAPFIFLLDCAGLVELDAPLRAIEILRTVRVQEGEGPDAAWAELSPGEGPGFEAELSIDFGATAIGRQSLSMPVTEDGFRAVLADARTFTMAEDIARLRSVGLARGGSLANAVVVDGPLVVNPGGLRHADEFVRHKMLDVVGDLALAGAPLRGRFRGHRSGHALNNRVLRALLADPRAWRWAGEAAPVTALAGATARLPMAAAPA, via the coding sequence ATGGACGGTTTCTTCCCGATCGGCACGGCGCGGGCGCGGACGCTGAAGTCCGCGATCGGCTGCGTGGGCGTCGGCCTGCACTCCGGCGCGCGCGCCGCCCTGATGCTGCGCCCGGCGGAGGCCGGCGCGGGCATCGTCTTCCGCCGCACGGACCTCGGCGTCGAGATCCCCGCCCGGCACGACCTGGTGAGCGACACCCGCCTCTGCACCGCCATCGGCGAGGGCCAGGCCCGCATCGGCACGATCGAGCACGTGATGGCCGCGCTGGCCGCGCTCGGCGTGACGGACGCCGTCGTCGAGGTGGACGGTCCGGAGATCCCCATCCTGGACGGTTCCGCCGCCCCCTTCATCTTCCTTCTGGACTGCGCCGGGCTGGTGGAGCTGGACGCGCCCCTGCGCGCCATCGAGATCCTTCGGACCGTGCGCGTGCAGGAGGGCGAGGGCCCGGACGCCGCCTGGGCCGAGCTCTCCCCCGGCGAGGGGCCGGGCTTCGAGGCGGAGCTGAGCATCGACTTTGGCGCCACCGCCATCGGCCGCCAGTCCCTCTCCATGCCGGTGACGGAGGACGGGTTCCGCGCCGTGCTCGCCGATGCCCGCACCTTTACCATGGCGGAGGACATCGCCCGCCTCCGCTCCGTGGGCCTGGCCCGCGGCGGGTCGCTGGCGAACGCGGTGGTGGTGGACGGGCCGCTGGTGGTGAACCCCGGCGGGCTGCGCCACGCGGACGAGTTCGTGCGGCACAAGATGCTGGACGTGGTGGGGGACCTGGCCCTGGCCGGCGCCCCGCTGCGCGGCCGCTTCCGCGGCCACCGCTCCGGCCACGCCCTGAACAACCGGGTGCTGCGCGCCCTGCTCGCCGATCCCCGCGCCTGGCGCTGGGCGGGCGAGGCGGCGCCGGTAACGGCCCTCGCGGGCGCCACCGCCCGCCTGCCCATGGCGGCCGCGCCGGCCTGA
- a CDS encoding D-alanine--D-alanine ligase: MTRVTVLLGGLSSEREVSLSSGREIAAALRTAGFEVSTLDPGPDLGAVVAGIAATRPEVVFNALHGRFGEDGSIQGVLDWMSIPYTHSGLRASAIAMDKAAAKGAFAAAGLPVAPHRLLEASALAEADPLPFPYVVKPVREGSSVGVHILRGGDNRRAEIAATWQWGEIIAEPYIPGRELTVAVMEDRALAVTEIDTSRTFYDYDAKYADGGSAHTIPARVPDEVAARAMQVAVAAHAALGCRGVSRSDFRWDDSRPGADGLVLLEVNTQPGMTPTSLVPEQAAYRGITFPELCAWMVKQARHDGLERGPKGMRDAA; this comes from the coding sequence ATGACCCGTGTCACGGTCCTTCTGGGCGGCCTGTCCAGCGAGCGGGAGGTCTCCCTCTCCTCCGGGCGGGAGATCGCGGCGGCGCTGCGGACGGCGGGGTTCGAGGTCTCGACCCTCGACCCCGGCCCGGACCTCGGCGCTGTGGTGGCGGGCATCGCGGCCACCAGGCCGGAGGTGGTGTTCAACGCGCTGCACGGCCGCTTCGGCGAGGACGGCTCCATCCAGGGCGTGCTGGACTGGATGAGCATCCCCTACACCCATTCCGGGCTGCGCGCCTCGGCGATCGCGATGGACAAGGCGGCGGCCAAGGGTGCCTTCGCCGCGGCCGGGTTGCCGGTCGCGCCGCACCGGTTGCTGGAGGCTTCCGCCCTGGCGGAGGCGGACCCCCTGCCCTTCCCATACGTAGTGAAGCCGGTGCGGGAGGGATCCTCCGTCGGCGTGCACATCCTGCGCGGCGGCGACAACCGGCGGGCAGAGATCGCGGCCACCTGGCAATGGGGCGAGATCATCGCCGAGCCCTACATCCCTGGCCGCGAGCTGACCGTGGCCGTGATGGAGGATCGCGCGCTGGCGGTGACGGAAATCGACACCAGCCGCACCTTCTACGACTACGACGCGAAGTACGCCGATGGCGGTTCCGCCCACACGATCCCGGCGCGCGTGCCGGACGAGGTTGCCGCGCGCGCGATGCAGGTGGCCGTGGCCGCGCACGCGGCGCTGGGCTGCCGGGGCGTGAGCCGCAGCGACTTCCGCTGGGACGACAGCCGCCCCGGCGCGGATGGGCTGGTGCTGCTGGAGGTGAACACCCAGCCGGGCATGACGCCCACCTCCCTGGTGCCGGAGCAGGCGGCGTATCGGGGCATCACCTTCCCCGAGCTCTGCGCCTGGATGGTGAAGCAGGCCCGGCACGACGGGCTGGAGCGCGGGCCGAAGGGGATGCGCGATGCCGCGTAA
- a CDS encoding outer membrane protein assembly factor BamD: MTIRRLAILPALLAPLALGGCESLNFWDGRDSSLRPQGASYADMSPEALYAAGLEALKAERYAQAVQLFEAVERDHPYSSWAANARLMSGYAEYSRNRYTEALAQLDRFIQLSPAHRDIAYAYYLRGLCYYEQIADAQRDQQGTETAMVALQDVVNRFPNSTYARDARLKIDLARDHLAGKEMNIGRFYEQRRLYAAAIGRFRSVVENYQTTNHTPEALYRLTEIYLALGLPEEAKKTASVLGHNYPGSPWYQDSYALLVDGAPSAEGNRPGFLRRAANTIF; the protein is encoded by the coding sequence ATGACCATCCGCCGCCTCGCGATCCTGCCCGCCCTTCTCGCCCCCCTCGCCCTGGGCGGGTGCGAGAGCCTCAACTTCTGGGACGGCCGGGACAGCTCCCTCCGCCCGCAGGGCGCGAGCTACGCCGACATGTCGCCGGAGGCCCTCTACGCCGCCGGGCTGGAGGCCCTGAAGGCCGAGCGCTACGCCCAGGCCGTGCAGCTCTTCGAGGCGGTGGAGCGCGACCACCCCTATTCCAGCTGGGCCGCCAATGCCCGGCTGATGAGCGGCTACGCCGAGTACTCCCGCAACCGCTACACGGAGGCGCTGGCGCAGCTGGACCGCTTCATCCAGCTCTCCCCCGCCCACCGGGACATCGCCTACGCCTACTACCTGCGCGGCCTCTGCTACTACGAGCAGATTGCCGACGCGCAGCGCGACCAGCAGGGCACGGAGACGGCCATGGTCGCGCTGCAGGACGTGGTCAACCGCTTCCCCAACTCCACCTACGCCCGCGACGCCCGGCTGAAGATCGACCTGGCCCGCGATCACCTCGCGGGCAAGGAGATGAACATCGGCCGCTTCTACGAGCAGCGCCGCCTCTACGCCGCCGCCATCGGGCGCTTCCGCAGCGTGGTGGAGAACTACCAGACCACCAACCACACGCCGGAGGCCCTGTACCGGCTGACGGAGATCTACCTCGCCCTCGGCCTGCCGGAGGAGGCGAAGAAGACGGCCTCCGTGCTCGGCCACAACTACCCGGGCAGCCCCTGGTACCAGGACAGCTACGCGCTGCTGGTGGATGGCGCCCCTTCCGCCGAGGGCAACCGCCCGGGCTTCCTGCGGCGCGCGGCCAACACCATCTTCTGA
- the ftsA gene encoding cell division protein FtsA, whose amino-acid sequence MNAVARVPDGAGPGLPPARPRHPRARSGNFGVLDIGSTKIVCVIARIEPDGLPRALGYGWQRSHGVKGGNITDLAAAERAIRAAVAHAEDMAHTKLSGVIVNLSCGQPGSRQRHVQWTIGGRAVTEADLRAMVNEGRRRMAEEGREAIHALPLNFTLDATPGVSDPRGMLGESLGVRLHIVDAASASLRNLGNGLLRCDLEVEEPVSAPYAAALSALGEDERELGATVIDMGGGTTTLAVVHEGLLLHTAQVPVGGWQVTNDLARGLSTPLDQAERLKTMFGSLFGTIEDEREMLSLSQIGEDGESLARVPRAQMLSIIRPRVEETLELVRDRLAEAHLGPEAGQRVVLTGGASQLVGMRETAARILGRQVRLGRPAPVRGLPEAFHAPGFATTLGLVAWGGGEGRPALDFDDVSQGSRGVFARFVNWLRDRV is encoded by the coding sequence GTGAACGCCGTGGCGCGCGTGCCCGACGGCGCCGGGCCCGGCCTTCCACCGGCCCGCCCGCGCCATCCCCGCGCGCGCAGCGGCAACTTCGGCGTGCTGGACATCGGCAGCACGAAGATCGTCTGCGTCATCGCCCGGATCGAGCCGGACGGGCTGCCCCGCGCTCTCGGCTACGGCTGGCAGCGCAGCCACGGGGTGAAGGGCGGCAACATCACCGACCTGGCCGCGGCCGAGCGCGCCATCCGCGCCGCCGTGGCCCACGCGGAGGACATGGCGCACACGAAGCTCTCGGGCGTCATCGTCAACCTCTCCTGCGGGCAGCCCGGCAGCCGCCAGCGCCACGTGCAGTGGACCATCGGCGGCCGCGCCGTGACCGAGGCCGACCTGCGCGCCATGGTGAACGAGGGGCGCCGCCGCATGGCGGAGGAAGGGCGGGAGGCGATCCACGCCCTGCCCCTGAACTTCACGCTCGATGCCACCCCCGGCGTCTCCGACCCGCGCGGCATGCTCGGCGAGAGCCTCGGCGTGCGGTTGCACATCGTGGACGCCGCCTCCGCCTCGCTCCGCAACCTCGGCAACGGGCTGCTGCGCTGCGATCTGGAGGTGGAGGAGCCGGTCTCCGCGCCCTACGCCGCCGCCCTCTCGGCCCTGGGCGAGGATGAGCGGGAGCTGGGCGCGACGGTGATCGACATGGGCGGCGGCACCACCACGCTGGCCGTGGTGCATGAGGGATTGCTGCTGCACACGGCCCAGGTGCCCGTGGGCGGCTGGCAGGTCACGAACGACCTCGCCCGCGGCCTCTCTACCCCGCTGGACCAGGCGGAGCGGCTGAAGACGATGTTCGGCAGCCTCTTCGGCACGATCGAGGACGAGCGGGAGATGCTCTCCCTCTCCCAGATCGGGGAGGACGGGGAGAGCCTCGCCCGCGTGCCCCGCGCCCAGATGCTCTCCATCATCCGCCCGCGGGTGGAGGAAACGCTGGAGCTCGTGCGGGACCGACTGGCCGAGGCCCATCTGGGGCCGGAGGCCGGGCAGCGCGTGGTGCTGACCGGCGGCGCCAGCCAGCTGGTGGGCATGCGGGAAACGGCCGCGCGGATCCTCGGGCGGCAGGTGCGGCTGGGGCGCCCTGCCCCGGTCCGCGGCCTGCCGGAGGCCTTCCACGCGCCCGGATTCGCGACCACGCTGGGCCTTGTCGCCTGGGGCGGCGGCGAGGGGCGGCCGGCGCTGGATTTCGATGACGTTTCGCAGGGATCGCGGGGCGTTTTCGCGCGTTTCGTCAATTGGCTCCGGGACCGGGTGTGA
- the ftsZ gene encoding cell division protein FtsZ: protein MTLNLTIPRQQHTDFTPRITVIGVGGAGCNAVNNMIGMGLDGVEFLVANTDAQQLVNSRAERRVQLGPHLTQGLGAGAKPEIGRAAAEEATEDLARHLEGVHMIFITAGMGGGTGTGAAPVIARMARERGVLTVGVVTKPFDFEGPKRRRSAEQGLEELQQYVDTLIIVPNQNLFRKANERTTFAEAFKMADDVLYMGVRGVSDLMTNPGLVNLDFADIRTVMAEMGKAMMGTGEAEGDDRAVKAAEAAISNPLLEDTSMRGARGVLINITGGYDMTLFEVDEAANRIRREVDEDANIIFGTSVDETLNGRLRLSVVATGIDAVSEAKQEVQAEAPRVVAIGGGAPVSMAPQAPGGFVPGAQHAPAMRPAVVQPGAGRPAPVIGAPRVAAVSPTPTAPMGSPIGAPVIAPAPSAGPRMPMAMRRATVETGNVPMEPVAEAPAPAPMAPVAAPPLNATPVSRVAPAPQAPSAAPTGGLGGIFRRATGIGGMRRTLPEQAEAPPAAPAAAPQRPQAQEDGMGLDIPTFLRRQGN from the coding sequence ATGACGCTGAACTTGACCATTCCGCGGCAGCAACACACGGATTTCACGCCGCGTATCACGGTCATCGGCGTGGGCGGCGCGGGCTGCAACGCGGTGAACAACATGATCGGCATGGGGCTGGACGGGGTCGAGTTCCTCGTCGCCAACACCGATGCCCAGCAGCTGGTGAACAGCCGCGCGGAGCGCCGCGTGCAGCTCGGCCCGCACCTGACGCAGGGCCTGGGCGCCGGCGCCAAGCCCGAGATCGGCCGCGCGGCGGCGGAGGAGGCCACCGAGGACCTCGCCCGCCACCTCGAGGGCGTGCACATGATCTTCATCACCGCCGGCATGGGCGGCGGCACCGGCACGGGGGCGGCGCCGGTGATCGCCCGCATGGCGCGCGAGCGCGGCGTGCTGACCGTGGGCGTGGTGACGAAGCCCTTCGACTTCGAGGGCCCGAAGCGCCGCCGCTCCGCCGAGCAGGGGCTGGAGGAGCTGCAGCAGTACGTTGATACGCTGATCATCGTCCCCAACCAGAATCTGTTCCGTAAGGCCAATGAGCGGACGACCTTCGCCGAGGCCTTCAAGATGGCCGACGACGTCCTCTACATGGGCGTGCGCGGCGTCTCCGACCTGATGACGAACCCGGGGCTCGTGAACCTCGACTTCGCCGATATCCGCACCGTGATGGCGGAGATGGGCAAGGCGATGATGGGCACGGGCGAGGCCGAGGGCGACGACCGCGCCGTGAAGGCCGCCGAGGCCGCCATCAGCAACCCGCTGCTGGAGGACACCTCCATGCGCGGCGCGCGTGGCGTGCTGATCAACATCACCGGCGGCTACGACATGACGCTGTTCGAGGTCGACGAGGCCGCGAACCGCATCCGCCGCGAGGTGGACGAGGACGCGAACATCATCTTCGGCACCAGCGTGGACGAGACGCTGAACGGCCGGCTCCGCCTCTCCGTGGTCGCCACGGGCATCGACGCGGTGTCCGAGGCGAAGCAGGAGGTGCAGGCCGAGGCGCCGCGCGTGGTGGCGATCGGCGGCGGCGCGCCCGTCTCCATGGCCCCGCAGGCCCCGGGCGGCTTCGTGCCCGGCGCGCAGCACGCCCCGGCCATGCGCCCGGCCGTGGTGCAGCCCGGCGCCGGCCGGCCCGCCCCGGTGATCGGTGCCCCGCGCGTGGCCGCCGTGTCCCCAACCCCCACCGCCCCGATGGGCTCCCCCATCGGTGCCCCGGTGATCGCCCCTGCGCCGAGTGCCGGCCCGCGCATGCCCATGGCGATGCGCCGCGCGACGGTGGAGACCGGGAACGTCCCGATGGAGCCGGTGGCCGAGGCCCCGGCCCCCGCGCCGATGGCCCCGGTGGCCGCCCCGCCCCTGAACGCCACTCCGGTCTCCCGCGTGGCGCCCGCCCCGCAGGCCCCGTCGGCCGCCCCGACCGGCGGGCTGGGCGGCATCTTCCGCCGCGCCACCGGGATCGGCGGCATGCGCCGCACCCTGCCGGAGCAGGCGGAGGCCCCGCCGGCGGCCCCCGCCGCCGCCCCCCAGCGCCCCCAGGCGCAGGAGGACGGGATGGGTCTGGACATCCCCACCTTCCTTCGCCGCCAGGGCAACTGA